A window of Vanessa cardui chromosome 16, ilVanCard2.1, whole genome shotgun sequence genomic DNA:
GAGGTCAGAATCCAATGCGGCGATGTGCGCTGCGCGACCAACTAGTGCGCTGGCCGTGTGCGGAAGAGCGTGTTGCACGTCATAGCGCACTACGGACACAGACGAAGCTCGAGCCGCTAGCGGAGACACCATGTTATGTaccttgaaaaaaaattaaacgatacttatatacattacttaaaattaatttgttattgcttgttttttttttattattaaaaaggtgTACCATTTCCCTGTAAGCCTGTCCCAATAACGACGTGTCTTTAGCAGCTGCTTTACAAAGTTCTAGCCTCGCTGAATGCAATGGTACATATCTGTCTTGCCCTGAACCGCACAGCAGAATATGTTTGAACTGATGCAGTTGACTACGTTCACTTAGACGATACAGGAAAGATCGTCTAGGGTCAGAAGCATCACGAAGCGAAAGCTGAAGCAGAGAGCCGGATTTCTTCCACTTTTGCATAAACCACATGCCTGAAAATGTTTAAGAACACGAATTGggtttaatgaattaaaaaaaatatataaaagataaaaaagtcCAATAACTATGATAGTATGATAACAAAATTTAACTTGCCTGCATTAACAAGCCCACTGGAATTATAGAGGGTCCCTAAATGCGGTCCACTAAGCGAGAGGAAAGTGTGCAATTTCCCCAAGAATGGTTTCATTTGTGGTCTCGCTAACGCTGATCTTATAATAATGGTGCCCAGGGAATGCCCCACGAAACTTATTCTAGCTGGGTCGCTTGAATTTTGTATATGAGTCATAATTTCTTGGACCAACCTGAAatacaatgaatataaataaattgttttcgcttttacaaattacaaaaatcatAACTTGTATAAACAATTCGAACCTGTCCGTCATAGTGTCAAAATCCGAGAAAGTATCGCCTTGATTTCTTTCAGACATGAGGAAATCTAACCGAGCTCCTGGTAGGCCTAATTCCAAGTATGTTTTCACCAAGCGTAAATCAGCGGCATTACCATCCAGGCCATGTACGCATATAATGAGATGTAGGCctggaattaaaaaataaataacttaaaaaatcgTATCATAGTCATAATAagatgactgttttttttttaaatatagtaccTTCCGGATTAAACATTCTATATTCATCGCTAATATGGAAGTAGGGCAAAGAGTTTTCAACAGGAGGAAAGTCAGAATATATTGCTCCTGGATACTTGACACTTTGTCGAAATTCTTCTCTACATTTTACAAAGAGTCTTTCCGATTCCGCTAACCCAAATATGCTAATGAAATTGCTTTGTCGTTGCTCTGAAACATGaaaaaatgatattatgtaCAACATACCATATCTCTATGACATAATTCGCCAGTAAAAGTATACATTTCTTAGCATATTAGCATCCTACCTTTACCATTTTCATTTCTGCTAGCTAATTCACCAGTACTCTGACTTTTATTTAGTGTGCTAGCCGAAGGTGTGGTAGTGGCATTCATGGATTGGTGGGGTCTTAACTTTCGCCTTTCTAAAATTCCTGGATTAATAAGCCATGggttagttttatttacagCTGAAGCATGGGGTTTtagccaaataaacaaaatacttaatatgtATACCTTCGCAGACGTGATATAGAGGATTATCTAGTTGCAGTGTTGTAGGTTGTCCAGTTTTTCGACTTTTTGAGGGTGTCGAAGATTTGCTACTTTGTCGGCTCTGCAACGGAGATTTTGACGGTGGATCCTtgaattatagataaaaataatacaatcagTCAATGTAAGATATCTgtgaaatagataaatatatttattatttttaccttaAATTCGTCAGGTGGTGGTGGAGCATCTCTAAACTGTTGTGGCGGCGGCAAGTGTTCGTAATCATTTTCCCCACTGAAATGGCTTAAGTCTATTTCCGATTTTGCTTTTCCGTGGTATTTTTGAGCAGCTATGGCGGGACCACCGCTCGTTTTATGACTTTTACAAGAGCGATCCACTGTCAGGCTAAGAATTTCTGCAGCTATTAGCTTTTCCGTATATTCTATCCTATCTCTAAGTTTAACTTTATTCATTGAATTTGATTTCTCAGCAGTGGCAGATTGCGCAGGCTTTTCAACCTTCGTTGCTATTTCTTTTCGAATATAAGGATGTAAGTTATCGCTGACTGTTTGAGACTTTTTAACAGTTCCTtcattagaatttttaattatggAACTATATGTATTTCCCTGAATGGCACTAAATGAATTATgcctttgatttattttaccaGCATTAGAATCAGAATATTGATAGCAACTTGCTGTACACGTATCTGAATTACAGCCTGCATCAATTCCTTCACTGTGCATCATCTTGTTATATTCACATTGGCTGTCAGTACAAATAGAATCGCTACAAATTGTACATTCTTCACAAACTTCCTTATCACAACATTCAATCTTTTCGGTTGAACTACTTTGAACAGCTTTTACTGCAAGTTTAAGCAAACGCTCACGGAGTTGCTCACCGTTAAGAATGGTTCttttgaaatcatttatttttgcaccctgtttttttcttgtttcgtCAGTATCATCGTATTTTTTATCAGAAATTTTCGAAACACTCGCGCTAGTCGCAGGTGGGTAATTTTGATTCAATTGACAACTGCCATTATCTGGCGAAGACGGACCTGAACTCCTGCCACTTGAAACCCAACCACTTTGTTCACTCAAACTGGACGTAGAACTTCTACTCCGTTTATCttctttattaagaaaactatCTGGtggcaaaattttaaaatctttatcaGTAATATCTAATGGAGGAGATTCAAAAGCCGGTGGTGGGGCTAAGTTCGGCAATGACTCAGATCCGAATGTAGTATTGAGATTATGCTCCTCTATAATAGATGCAGCACTTCTACAATGTCTTAATTCCGATCCATGATCCAAACTATATGGAACGCTTGTTGATGATTCTAATCTTTTAAGCTCGAATGGTATGCTTTCATTACTAGAAGAAGAGGCAGCTTCTGACATAAGCTGAGACATTTTTTCCGATGCTTTATGTTTAGAACGCTTTTCTGGTTTTCCACTAGATCTTCCACTTTTAGGCGTGGCTCCTCCTGATTTAGGGGTAGCTCTACCTGACTTTGGAGTTGCAAGCCCAGATCTTGGAGTTATACCACCTGACTTAGGAGTTCCTTTGCCTGACTTTGGCGTACTTCTTTCTGATTTTGGTGTACTGCGGTCTGATTTTGGCGTCTGCCGATCGGACTTGCTATCTCTTGATTTAATTGAATGATGGCTGCTCAATGAATCTCGACTTGAATTCATTTTAGTGCTTTCTTTACCACTCGAGTTAAGTTTAGACTCTTTAGATCGACTCTTCTTATGTCTCACGGAAGGCAAACTAGAATGAGGTGTTGATGGAGGTGTTTTTGAATAAGTCGATTTCGATGTTCCATCACTACTTCTATCTAAAGTCATTACAAATCCACTATCATCGCTACTTTTACTAGATTTCTTCTGGTAGTTTTGTATTAAACTTCCAGTATTAAAGTCATAACTCCAGTCACCTTTCTGTAGATAATAGTTTAGCTCGTGTCTCAATTGATTACGCGTTGCTTCAATATCCATCTGTTGGCTATCATTCATATTTTGTTGAAAAACATGTGTAGAGTTAGATCTATGAACGTGTTTATTAGAAACTAAGTTACTTTGATCAGTCCCTTGTGTCTTTCCACTAACTGGTGGATAAGAATTACGAGGAGGCAACATAGGACGGGGCAAGTTTACACTATAACCTCTTTGAAATTCTAATGGATTGCGAATAACGTTATTCGCTGGCATATTACCCTGATTACCGAAAGCGTAACCATATATTTGGTTAGCATTTCCTTTAATTGTACCTTCGTACTTAAATCCTACGTCATGAAACACTTCATTGTTTCCATGAGCATTAGAGTTACAAGGATTCTTATATTTTTCtctaaattcatttatatttctcCTGTAGTCATCACCTTTAGATCCACAACGCGTCGTCGTGTTAGTTGGATAAGATGTAGTAGTAACACTTCTAGGAAGAGTTGTGGGTTTTATAGGTTGCGGCGATTTGTACGTCTTTTGATAATTAACTGATACATTAGAACTATTTTTAACATTCTTTGTTAATGGTTGTACGCTTAAAGGTGCCATTTGAGAAACTCTTAATTGGTCTAGAGATTTGCTGTGCCTTGCGGGCAGGGTGCTGACACCACTTGTTATTTCATGCTTTTGAACAAAAACTTGATCTGGGTCTGATCTGTCTTTGCCTAGCTGGGAAACATTTACATTGCTTTTTGTAGCATTTATGTCCAATAATGTTGAAGCTGAGTATCTCGACATTTGTTGGCCTTGCTGAATCGGGCATGAAGCAAACACATTGTTAGGCGGTAATTGAATTTCACTTATTTGATTATTCTGTACAATATACCTGTTTCTCCCTGTTAATTCTAGTTGCTTGTTATGTGGTTTGCTCATTTCCACGACGTTTTGTTTAACCAATGTTCGCTTTGGTGAACCTCTAGCGGATTTTTGAGGGGCTAAAGTTAATGTCGCTTGCACTACACTTGTACTTGCTTTAGGGCTATTGAACTGAGGCTCAAGTACATCTATTATAGTTTTAGGTAGTGTAAGGGTTACCCTCGAAGCCTCTGATGAAGGTCTTCTAGAATCCATCATTGAACTAATACTGCAAGCACAGTCTTCTCCAGCTGCTTCCGAACATAGGAAGGGatctgaaatatataattagtaaaaatattgataagagagagagagagagagagagataatTGTCATAATATTATTGCGAATACTCACCACTACCAGACTTGTTTGCGCTAGAATTCAAAAATGAACGTCTTCTAGCAAATTCAGCGGTGTCTTGATACCtgcgtattcaaaataagtaaaaatttattaaatgacatTTAAGTCAATTAATTCTGcctcaagttttttttaatccttGCACAAGTTGATTTAcactttgtttaaaaattttaattacaaggAAGCATGCAATGCATGTAATATGGTAACTATGTATGTGCTTGTACGTGTTGTGTGTCTGTGTTTTGTATGAATCATTTGAaacttaagatatttaaaataattcattcgatgattataaaattaaaaatttacctcgtaaattttttttttaaaccaaaatgtttctttttttattttttttattttatggtataggttggaggacgagtatatgggccacctgatggtaagtggtcaccatcacccataggcatcatacatcgtcaatgtgccaccaaccttgagaactaagatgttatgtcccttgtgcctgtagttacactggctcactcacccttcaaaccggaacacaacaatactgagtactgtaatttggcggtagaataactggtgagtgggtggtacctacccagacgggcttgcacaaagccctaccaccgagaaAAGATGTTTTAATGTCGTAATTCAAATTGTTTAGTCAAGTTTTGCTTACAGTTATATAGTTGCATATTGTATATGATTGCTTTTTGTCATGGCTGAAAATAAAAAGCCAAACGAAATAAGtctattttaagtgaaatataATACCTGTCCTCAAATATGATAGGCATGATATGTGGGTCACCATCAAGCGCTATGCAGTGTACGGGAAGCGGAGGCAGTAACGCGAGGTAGCGTGATCGTCTAACCGCTTCTCCCACACTTTGATACGACTGATAGTTGCTGTCATAGCAACCAGCAAGCGAATGCCGAGGGTTGTCTAGCACGAAGAAGCATTCTGAGAATCGTTTGATTCTGAAAAGTAAAACGGCAAAAGTTCATAATTACCAATTACCTACAATGATGAATATTTTTAGAGAATATAATTTCAACTTAATTCCATTCCGTACTTAAAAGCCGTTGTGGTCATTCTTATaacatgttaaaattaaatgttatgcaGATCTCGTAAGATACTCAATAGTTGCTACTGTTGtgaattacttataataatataaaaccttattttattaatcgaaTAGAATAAACGTCATAATCATGTATAATTCAAtgtatctttaataaaacattgcATTCGATTTCTTTCCTTTTTTAAAGCTATAAACGCATTAATATATTGTGTAGAATATAAAAAGAGCAAGAGCAGACAAATTTCTTTTAACATGGCTATCTATTTGGGAAAATTAGAAGTTTAATCTATTTGATAGAGCTCTATATGTTTTTTGTTGCTATTTAAGTTAAACCTTAATGCATGATGTCTTGCGGCTAGGGCGTGGTGCACGTGTGGGCGGTCAGAGGTATGATGCAAAAAAGCGCGCCATCTTAGCGTCACCTCAGCACAGAGTCTTGCGATGTCGTGTGCAGCTCCCATTGCCCATTCTTCTTCTTCACCAGCTTCAGATTTCTGCGCAAAAAACATCGTTAACGCCTTTTCATGCGAAACAGACTAAAGTTCttggttttggaatatatttatagcatGTAAGATACTAGCTTTCCGTTGgttgaaaaaatgcattattcaaaaattttaacgttACTGATAAATAGCTTACCTTGCCTAAATCACTTAAGTCTTTTATTCTCTGCGCAACTTCACCGACAATAGAATTGGATGACGATTCTTCAGGAGTCAGCAATACTCCGGTTGAACCACAAACACTCAATGCGCTCTGTAAACCTTCAAGCGACCCGAGCAGAATACCGCAAACCTCAGCGTGAACTTGCCTGAAAACGTGTTTTAATTGCATTTCTTTACGAATGTCATTAACTTTAAAGCCTTGCAAATTATGTCAAGTATctaattaattctaaaaaaaataataagactaAGAAATCTAAAAGAACTTTACTTGCTCTACTTAAATACGTATTTAGAAGTTATGGATTAAAAGTAACTAATTTGTTCAGATGAAGTACCTGGCATGTGCTATTTTGCTAGAGTTTCCGCCGGCACACTTCCCGCTCGATCCGAAAAGAATGTTCTCTAAGCTCCCCGAAGCGTTAAAGTTGGATCCTGCACTTTTCATCAATTTCCCCCACTGTTTGCTAGAACGGGGAGTGCTGGAATCGAAATGATATTTTGTTCTCATATTAAAACCGGCTTGACATATATTTCTATAGACTTAAAGTTTTATATGGTTATATAAAGATTACTAAAAAAATGATGTTGCTATGACCTAATACTCCTAAACTagaaaatttaatcatttaaactaCAACTATAATTTGTTGATTCATCATTCACTATATGACTTAAGAATTAAAGAACTTAATGTTTATCATGTTATGCATTCCACGATACTGATGACTACAAAAgtcgtaattttataataataacattattatggaATATGGAAAAAttgatgtaaaatatttctaaaaatatctaatttttattaaaaaatgtctaGGATTTGCATTtccaaataaattatcaattttcataTACTTACTTTATAATGAATCTcagttgaaaaatataataaatagataatgaGAGGACTTCAAAGagaatcattatatataaatatatattacaagatctatatatataaagaaacatGTGCAAATACTATCTAATACTTACCAGCTCTGTACGTAATGCATGATGCTTTTCCTAAATAAAGACatgtaacaaatgaattttgttttatctgaGAAGAGTAGGTATGcgtcaaattttatataaaaaaaaatgtgtcaaAAGAGTGCTTCAAGGTAGTGAAGTTATTGTAGTAGAAATCCACTTAACATTGTGCTCTACTGCAATGCGAGTCTCGCTTCACGTTTTGCATAGGTACAACACACATATATAGACCTAGAACTATATAGGTTTCTTTTGAGATTTTACCTgctctttgtttttgttttgttataaatttatacataaattatcgGTCGTACAATTGACGTACATAAATCTTTAAgccttttctttctttctttcatcaTTCAATTGATATTCGAAAGATGAAGACAAAAACTATTGACAGTATTATTACAGTGTACTCTTATAAGTAAGATTAATGAAGAAAGtctattattgattttaattatgattatagttttttattaataatgataaaattagtcaacatttatttgaataaaatctaaTGTAACTTACTTGATATAAGGCTGATGTAGGGCTACTAAGCTGGCGTGGATAGTAACGGAGACAGCGGATAGGTGGAAGTAGTCGAACAACACTGGTAGGTGGTAGTGCAAGCCCTGGGATGGCTGAAAATGCAGCTTCAAGACGCGACAGGATACAGGCGAGAGTGTACTCGACTGTGCACCCTCGCTGCACCACAGCTCTACGCCGAGACTCCATTCCGCCCTTTCCAAAGACTCCTTAAGGTTACGGCTATCAACTGTAAGATTAAATATGCCCTAGAATGCTAgaataatagttatatttctatgaatattttgttatgaagcaGCCGAGattgtccagtggttagaactggTGAAGATTAAACGTCAACTACTGATTTTCATTGATTTATGTtcgtttataattcgtctcaaGTGCTTTGAAGGAAAACGTTACGTTACCAAAACGTTACAAACACATAATGGAGCAGTGTAGTGGAAAAGGCTACAAATCTCTTcctaatacatttacaaattattataaagtattcgattttatttttgggttaaatataaaacctttaaatTTCCACCTTGGCAGAAAAATAACTACTCTGAGCAacaaaaatgtttgaataactTAAGGGCATTcctactttgtttttttaattgagtgtTGTAAATGTCCTATAAACAAATGAGTAAGTTAAGATTAAGAATAAGTTAAGATTAAGAATAACTATTTCAAAAAGACCCAACCATTGATGATAATAAAGTCGCTGAGGCCGGgtgtatgttattatttcaataacttaTCTAAACAGCAATCATGGAATTTACGGTGTGATTTCTTGAGTGGTTTTAATTACACCGTctcaagtaaaattttatatttcgaacacaGATATATAAAGAATTATGTTCAACACTTCAAACTCCTCTGCAAATCGACCTAGAGGAGTACACTCCACCATCAGTAAAACTTAGAAATTAGGACGTTTACTGCATATTGGGTCAGAGTCTTGGCAAACTTCCAACGATGTTATAAGTCGTCCTGGTTTTATCTCTTATTTGGTAATACTTTTCTGCGCTAAGCACTTAATATTTCGGAGTTAATTTTGTTTCTCAAGTGTTAATAACATAGACGCTTTGAGCAAAgcaagttatataaaatataactatcataataattaaagtatttgtCAACTTGTATAAGTGCCGATGTTATGAATAAGTGGAATCTTCttttatttggaaaaataatatagtgtatacatattatgtagtaaaaatgtatagatttttttttttataaaaatctacctAATATAGGTAGGTATAACATTACTTcaaggtattattatttaaaggttGCCAAAGTGAAGAAGTCTTTCACGTTTATCTttgtaaattaactttatatttttcttacatttgTCCGATATACGAAATCATACTGAATGCCTAATGAACGATTCTACAAATATTAAGCTGGAAATGGTTTATGTTTGCATAATATGTTAACGGTTTAACGTTCAGTTAGTTTAACGCCGAAAGCGCATAAATTTAGAGCATGTTTGAGCCCTAATCCAAGAAGCTATGAAGGCAAACTAGCGAACGACTTATCTACGAGTACATATAAACATAGGCTGTTATATCATAGTGTTGAATcgtcttatatataaaatccaaTGAAATAGAGGAGAAGCTTATTCggctacgctgctccaatgtggatcGGTACATAAATtccttacaatttaaaattattttggacatagCTTTTATGGCTTTGATTATTTCATAAACGCCtttttgcaaattaaaaaagtccTATAATTATATCgaagtaagtaaatatatttgtttgtttcaaaagaagatttatatacagataagtattattcatattgaattaaatggcAATTAGAGTCGTTTCGAAAAACTTACCTAGTAGATGCGCTCTAAAATGCACGATATCCCTCAATGTGACTTCCTCATTTCTATACATAATCTGGAAGGCTCGAGAAGCAGCGAGGCCTCCGATGAGGGATGCATTAGCAGCAGGCCTGCCGGTCCTTGCGGCGCCATTACCGCTCGACACCGTCGCCTCGATGTGTACCGGCACCTTAGGTGACACGCGTAATCCCACACGTACTTGgtatagtctgtaaattttaatattgaaaacattacctcaaatattaaataaaaagaacctCTAAATACACTTAATAAGAACAAgtgatttgtattataaattgctCCGAAAACTTTCtatcatataatttatctcaCCGCTAGATGGCGTAGCTCATCAATTTCTACACCGTTCAAACTATCGCCACgacaattaattactatttacattATTGTAATTTGAGCATGAAAATTATTTGTGCGCAATCATATCGGATAATAGTTTACAAACGGATTTTCGCAATCGCAATAGGCGCAGTGCTGcttaacatacaaataaaaataagatactaCTGCATAGATAAATCATGACCGTGTAGTCTACTGGCAGAGAATTTCCCAgttgtattttaataacgattCTCCGAGTCAAACTTGAACCAGCCCTACGATCTCAAGCGAATGTTAAAAAAGGGACGTTATacgttttagaaaaaataaaccgTACTcgtacgaattaaaaaaaatatgtctccGAATAATTAAAGGCTACTgataacgtttattttaaacTGACTCCAAAAAGAAGAGATTCTCAATCTTTcggaacttttttttatgaaagtcaTCAGTAATCCAATTAAATTACTATCAGCAATCGTTTGTGCAAGTATCattcatgtaatattttatcgtCCAATAGAAGTGCCGTGGCAATACTATAAGCGACAATATCAATAACCGTTACCGGGAATCTGAATAAAAAGTATGAACTGATTTTACGTAGTTTTTTGCATAACATATTATGCTTTTATGCGTAATATTGTACTTGTTAGTATTTTATGCTAAGCTTGTACCGTTTTggatatttttaaacgatatgTCGATGccaaatatgattaaaaaattaaacgttgAAGTCAGAGttccgaataaaataaattatttcagataGCGTTCGAAATTAACAGTTCCAATTTTCCTGAACGAGCgtaataaatgcatataaaattataagcacATAGTGTACTTACGTAGGTCGCATACGATCAATGTTTGAGCTTACGTGTTACAGAtgtggttttatattttagtattatatttttgtgtacaCGGCATAACGTGCTCACAGATtcttagaattttatttataataactgtaACGGGGTCGTACATATTTATACGAGGAATATATGCTTTATGTTATGTCGATATATTTTTCGCATGTCGACTAAGAAAATAATTCAGACATTTTTTCTCCGCCCAGAAATAAAAATGCTTGCTTTAGTGCGTATTCCATG
This region includes:
- the LOC124536428 gene encoding uncharacterized protein LOC124536428 isoform X1, whose protein sequence is MSDLQATFEFSVELYKFYNVDLFQRGLYQVRVGLRVSPKVPVHIEATVSSGNGAARTGRPAANASLIGGLAASRAFQIMYRNEEVTLRDIVHFRAHLLVDSRNLKESLERAEWSLGVELWCSEGAQSSTLSPVSCRVLKLHFQPSQGLHYHLPVLFDYFHLSAVSVTIHASLVALHQPYIKKSIMHYVQSCTPRSSKQWGKLMKSAGSNFNASGSLENILFGSSGKCAGGNSSKIAHARQVHAEVCGILLGSLEGLQSALSVCGSTGVLLTPEESSSNSIVGEVAQRIKDLSDLGKKSEAGEEEEWAMGAAHDIARLCAEVTLRWRAFLHHTSDRPHVHHALAARHHALRIKRFSECFFVLDNPRHSLAGCYDSNYQSYQSVGEAVRRSRYLALLPPLPVHCIALDGDPHIMPIIFEDRYQDTAEFARRRSFLNSSANKSGSDPFLCSEAAGEDCACSISSMMDSRRPSSEASRVTLTLPKTIIDVLEPQFNSPKASTSVVQATLTLAPQKSARGSPKRTLVKQNVVEMSKPHNKQLELTGRNRYIVQNNQISEIQLPPNNVFASCPIQQGQQMSRYSASTLLDINATKSNVNVSQLGKDRSDPDQVFVQKHEITSGVSTLPARHSKSLDQLRVSQMAPLSVQPLTKNVKNSSNVSVNYQKTYKSPQPIKPTTLPRSVTTTSYPTNTTTRCGSKGDDYRRNINEFREKYKNPCNSNAHGNNEVFHDVGFKYEGTIKGNANQIYGYAFGNQGNMPANNVIRNPLEFQRGYSVNLPRPMLPPRNSYPPVSGKTQGTDQSNLVSNKHVHRSNSTHVFQQNMNDSQQMDIEATRNQLRHELNYYLQKGDWSYDFNTGSLIQNYQKKSSKSSDDSGFVMTLDRSSDGTSKSTYSKTPPSTPHSSLPSVRHKKSRSKESKLNSSGKESTKMNSSRDSLSSHHSIKSRDSKSDRQTPKSDRSTPKSERSTPKSGKGTPKSGGITPRSGLATPKSGRATPKSGGATPKSGRSSGKPEKRSKHKASEKMSQLMSEAASSSSNESIPFELKRLESSTSVPYSLDHGSELRHCRSAASIIEEHNLNTTFGSESLPNLAPPPAFESPPLDITDKDFKILPPDSFLNKEDKRSRSSTSSLSEQSGWVSSGRSSGPSSPDNGSCQLNQNYPPATSASVSKISDKKYDDTDETRKKQGAKINDFKRTILNGEQLRERLLKLAVKAVQSSSTEKIECCDKEVCEECTICSDSICTDSQCEYNKMMHSEGIDAGCNSDTCTASCYQYSDSNAGKINQRHNSFSAIQGNTYSSIIKNSNEGTVKKSQTVSDNLHPYIRKEIATKVEKPAQSATAEKSNSMNKVKLRDRIEYTEKLIAAEILSLTVDRSCKSHKTSGGPAIAAQKYHGKAKSEIDLSHFSGENDYEHLPPPQQFRDAPPPPDEFKDPPSKSPLQSRQSSKSSTPSKSRKTGQPTTLQLDNPLYHVCEGILERRKLRPHQSMNATTTPSASTLNKSQSTGELASRNENGKEQRQSNFISIFGLAESERLFVKCREEFRQSVKYPGAIYSDFPPVENSLPYFHISDEYRMFNPEGLHLIICVHGLDGNAADLRLVKTYLELGLPGARLDFLMSERNQGDTFSDFDTMTDRLVQEIMTHIQNSSDPARISFVGHSLGTIIIRSALARPQMKPFLGKLHTFLSLSGPHLGTLYNSSGLVNAGMWFMQKWKKSGSLLQLSLRDASDPRRSFLYRLSERSQLHQFKHILLCGSGQDRYVPLHSARLELCKAAAKDTSLLGQAYREMVHNMVSPLAARASSVSVVRYDVQHALPHTASALVGRAAHIAALDSDLFIEKFLLVSALKYFR